The window TGTGCAGCTCTCATGCCCGAGTTACAGGTCACACCTAAGACACTCCCCTCTACAGCAAACAAACTGCCCCACAGGTCGCTGTACTGTGAATAGTTGCGCGCGTCTCATACTTGTAAAGCTATGCAACTTACGTACATTGGTGAGGGACATGAAAAACTTTAATCACTTTGGTAAGAGATGGAGTGACGGTGCCTCTGGAATTCTCTTCACTGTGATTAATGTCAACCTACCTTCAAGAGCCATACCCAGAAGCAAGCGTTTATGTGCAATTGATGTAGTTAAAGATGTAGATGTGTTCAAATGAAACACAGATCTCCACAAGTTTTCTTATTTCCAGGATGATTCAACATGTCTCAACATGTCCGCGATGGTGATGTCCTTCAATGCAAATCATATAGCCATTCGGGCTCTGGATTGACTAATACAGTCATTGTATTGACTCCACAGTGCCGCTGCCATCTATGGGGTTTTCTATTATTTCTGATCTGTAATTAAATGCATTTTTCCCCCAACCGGATAATGGGCCTGAAATAATCTGCGTTCTTCACATTACGTTTACTGTTGTAACAATGCATTTTATAACAGCTCTAGCTATTATAAACTCCCTTGATTATATTTCCCCTCTGCATATCATGGATGATAAAAAGTCCTGTTACACATCTGGGGAAACGAGTGGAGCCTGCTGGCCTGTTTTTAATTACAGCTAGTCATGTTGGTCATTGTGCCTGACATGCAATTAGTGGTATGTGTTGTTGGGATTCATTAGGCATAGCTGGTTTGAGAGGAGGTGGAGTGTAGAGAAAGTGAATGTGAACTGGTCTGTGATGTGGAATACAAGGGTTATCTAGAACACTACAGCCAGAGTACCACTGTGTCCCTAGGGATTTTAATAGAGCTGTTCTGATTCTGCACACCAGCAGTGATTCCCTGTCTGCTAGCTAAACAAAAGTAGTGGAAAAACTGAAGCATGTACTGGTGCCCTAATGCATAGAACCCAAGGACTGCATGTGTGAAATGGTACGACTCATAATTCCAAGAGCAGGTCTACATTTGTATATTTTGGTATGGGATTCGATTACATGATTTTCTGATTAAAGGCGGTCCGATGTGATGAATGTTTGTTGGTGATTTTGTTTTTGCAGCACTTCTCGGAGCAGATGGAGGACTTCTCCAACGAGCTGTTCAGCAGCTTCTTTGATGACCACCTCCTGGCCGACAGGAACCCACTGCTGGACATGGAGATGGACCCACCCAACCCTGACATCCAGCAAGAACACAGCTACTCCCTGAGTGGAGACTCTGCCCCCCAGAGCCCCTCCATGTCCATCAAAATGGATGAGGAAGCAGGTATGAAAAGCATTATTTTTGGTCCTTCTTCTTTGATCTTGTTCATCATGGGTTAACCTCCTCCCAgaccccagacccccccccccccccccaaaattaaCAAGAAGCAATGCATCTACAGCACAATGACCTTGTACACAACTGCTAGGTGTACAAGGTCTATAGTTTGATAGTAGTGTAAGTCCTGCGTCACTAGAATAGCTATATCAGATCTGTGTCCGCGCTCTCCGCTCCTGCCCTATCTCCTGACGCTCCCGTGCCGCACAGAGAACCCATCCAAAGGAGCCGAGCTCACATAGTACACTCCCAGCCAAGCCCTGCCCACCCTGGAGGAATCAAGGAAGCAAGTCAGGGAATTCCAGGCAgtcagccaacacacacacaaacacacacacatcatgtggCTTCTGCAGCCCTTGCAATGACTCCAAGCTGCAAATGTTTCTCCTTTATTTCCCTTGTGCTCGGGGCCAAGGAAAAGAAGAgccataaataaaaaataaaaaaggggatctgctgggggggggggggggggggcaaccctTTCTGAGAGCCAAGGCAGACGGACAACTGCCTTGGCTCTCAGAAACGGTTGCGTCACAAGGCTTAGGGTAGACTGAATGCATGACATTGGACTAAACAGCGTGTTAAAAACCACAGTCTTACACATGGAAATCACTGTTAAATCACTGGCCCAAAAAAGTATACACGGATCCCCAGTAAGATGTATGGAACAATGGATGAAATCCACAAATGGATGGAATCTAATGAAATCGATTCATATCGGACCATGGCCACACACATTCCTTCCACTGAATGTCAATATGAGAGTGTGCATGTAGATGCACAGCACTACCATAGCAGTCAAGTTCACAAACTGTCGACAGAGCAGAGGCACCCAGAGAGCCCTGCTGCCAACGCAGATTTGATTTCCCATCCCCTTTGCACCAATCACTGTGAAATGCCCATTTTTAAAGAGGTTGGCTGTTTAAAGGGGGTGTCTAGCTGCTTTACTGCTCTCCACCTAGGTGTAATGTGTGGAGATCAAACTGCCATCCCCTCTCATAACCTGGCTAATGAGCTCCCAGGCCTTGCCCCAATCCACTCAGATGCTGAGTGAGGGGAGTCCGACTAACTGTACTGACCTGCCTGTAAACTTCAAAGGCAACCCTGATGCTTCCTCAGGGCCACAACACATGGGCTCATGGGTATGGGCAGGCTGTAGCCATGACATCCCATGAGATGTGAGCtactgtctagatactgtacataAAATGACCTGGATGCTCTGTTGGTTTGCATTAATTATTTGTGATGACATACCAGTTACGGTTAGTGGTGTCCTTGGTCGCATTCATTCAGTACATCCTGTTGCTTCCCTGATGGAATCCTCCCATAGAAAAGCCAAGGCCTCATCATGATATATTGCAAGCCATGACTTGTTGATGTAGAATCCAAGGGAAAGTTGTTACTACTGTAAAATAAGTATTTGCAATATTTCACTCATCTTACAGTACATTATTTATTGTGTTTGTGGACAATTTAGAATGTTGCCAAGGTTGCCTATACAGTAGACTTTGCTGAGTGGATTGAAGATTTTGATGCCACTTCGGATTTCCCCCATGGGGTAAAGTCTGTGGACATAAAACCCCAGTGGGGGAGGGATTTACACCCTCCCTGTAATCAGTCTCCCACTGCTCCCTTTCCCCTCCTCGCCATGGGAATCTCGCCCACACCCCAACCTGTCTTCTGTTAAGGAGCACAACTTGAAAGCTTGCTTACTACCTTTTTATAAGCCTCTGTAATGTTTTATCGATCCAATCGGGGTGCCAGCAAACAAATGAGGGAAAAACCAGGCTGCTAACGAGGTCCACTGGTTGTGAGTGCTTTTACTCCTGACTTTGAAACTGCAGGACGGCCCCTCTTCAGGAGAGGCTTTGTACTCACTGGCCTCTCACTGTTTGCCATCTTCACAGAGGTTATTAACGGAGGAGGAAACTCATTTCGGAGGCAGAAAGTCCTCGAAGTTTAAGCTATTGGCTTTCACAATCAGCTGCTTCGCGTTAGCCCTGGACCATAAAGACGATCCATTCTGTAGATGTGCGTCACACCTGCTGCTTTAATGTACACTGATCTGTGATCCAATCTTGCTCACCTCTAGTAGTATCCCAAGGGTGTCCCTTTGAAATACACAGGGGGGCTTCTTGGTTTGATACTCTACTTCACGTAGCGTACTAGTTATGTAATGATATCCCTTGAGACATACAACTAAATAGTTTACcatgtcttcttttttttctccccaGAGTTTGAAGGAATGTGGTCTTTCAGCCAGGACCTGACGGCCATCCTGGTAAAGCAGGAGCCTGATCAACAGGCAGAGCCTTCCTCTACAGACCTCTCCATGGGGAACTCATGCTTCCAGCCTCTCAACCTCGCCCCACCACCTCACAGGAGCTCATCGGGGGACACAGTAAGAAACTGCAGCCATAGAAACTATCACCTAGAACCTATCCTGATCCATTACCAGGGAAAGCCTTTTTTCCTGCGTGTCAAGAGCTATGGAAGACTAAGCCTCTTTATAAGCCATAGGGATCTCTCTTGGCTTTCTCCTCTTCGACTAAAACTTGAGCTGTTTGAAGGACATCTATGAATTTGGAATTTGGAGTCTAGTGTCTTGCAGGAACGGTAACCTAAAATCTAATTTTTGACACAAAATGTAGGTCAAAATGTGATTATTAAAAGGAAAAGAAACGGAGTTTGTAAGTGGAGGAAATAAACCATTCACACAGTGCACCCCTACAGGACCAGCACTGTGACTCATGCATCATTGTCCATGGAAGTAATTCATGGTTTGTGGGGCTGAGGTGGGGCTTAGCAGTCAGATGTGAACCCCAGCACAGCTATTACCAGTTATCACTGGTTACCAGGCCTCTAGCCAAGCACACATTACTACAGTACCGGTTCTTTTCACAATAGTTATTTTAGTTTGAACATCTTCAAATTCATAGGATATTTCATGTTCTGTGAATATTTAGGATTAGGGCATGGTCATCCGATTTGTTCCAGCTGTAAGAATTAACTATATAAGTCTCAAATGGTGAGTGTCCTGGCTAAATGGTCCTCAGTTGGATGCCTTCCAAGAACCATTGGTGGAGATGGATTCCCTTTCTTCAGTTATATAAATAGTTTTGAACTGTCTTCAGCTGTGTTTACTGTCAGAACCACTTGGAATGTCTCTTGTCCTATACAAATACTAGAATGTTAATAATACTCTTATTCCAGGGCTCCAAAGAGTTGAACCTCAACCCCACACCTGCAATCAAAGATGAGCCCAGAGAGGTCAACCAGTTCCTCAACATCCCTTCAGGTGAGAACCATGACAATAAGCAAGATTACATTAAGGCATTCAAACATCCTTGAGGGCTTATGTATCCAGCTGTTCTAAGAAAGGTTGGATTTTAAGTTACCATTCATTCCATCATGTAGATGCCTCAGTTTCTTTTGAGACCTTTACACACTCAAAGACCCACCTCTCATCTTAAAGGTCATGTGCAGGTGTCAAAAGGCGCTTACCTCCAGTTGATTCCGCCATAGTGCCTTTCTACGAGTGTGTTATttacacgggggggggggggggggggggggtagaaaaaCCTGTCATGAAGCGTGCGTCACAGTGACTCACTACAGTGTATTCCTGATGACACATCAGTCTTCCAGACAGTGGTCTgcatgttctttctctctcttattcaGCTGAATTAGTCCATCTTTGTTAAAGTGAATGGCTAGGCTGTGGTAGATAGGAAGAGCAATTACTGCAAGCAAGTGTGACACATAATGATGTATAATGTGCTCTTTTCCTAATAGGTATTTCACTATGCAACACTATTAGTGATGGCTCATTTCAGATATGAAGTGTTTCCAATTATAACCTGCTAGCTTTTCTTTTCCCATTTTTTCGCTTACACACACGAGACGAGACTGCCTCTGTTCATTCATGTAGTGTTTTTCTGATCTAATTGCTAATGAAGTTAGACGGAAAAGCCAATTGAGGCGCAAATCTGCAAGTATATTATTAGAGCAGTGGTGCTGGTGATTGAGCGCTCTTTTTTGGGGGCGTTGATCTAACCTGCTAAGTAAGATTATgttccctctctttttctatccCTTCCTCAAGTATGGCAATATTTTTTTGTTCTGCACATTAACGCCTTTTTCGATGTACCAAGACACTATCTGGCATTTGCATTTTCAATATTTCTGTCTGGAGCAGCAGATCTCTCAATCCTTTTAAAGAGTGTATCAGAGAGACAAGGAAGGGCTACCCGCAGCTACAGAGGGATTCAACTGGAGTAGAAGCTAGAACCGACCAGATACACCTGTAGAGATACAGCTGGACCTGTTCAGCCACCAGCCTGCAGATTACAGTATCCCGGTTAAAGAGACACTTTTACTGGTTCAGGGGTTGCAGAGATGGCCTTCGTGGTGCAGAGGAATACCTCCATATAAGACTGAATCCCATCTGGTTGACCAtaaatcttattttcaataaccacAGCCAGCAGCACCACATGTCCAGTCTAGCCCTGCCTCCCTTCGCAGAGCGCAGTCTGAACAATAACGTCTGCATTGTGTCTGCCTCTGCCTTTAACAAAGTCcactttctcccattcttcgcCTCCCTATCCAGTAATAACAGAATAAAAGCTGGGTCCTGTGTACTCTGGACTCACACCAAACTAAATCCATGGGTCATACCAGCATGGGTCTGGCCTGGTGTTTGGGAACTATGTTGGGGGAAATTCTGCCTGGCACAGATATCTTAAGAAAACACAGTCCTCACTCCATCCCTGTCTGAGCTCAGTTCAGATACTTACACAGAGGCTACTGCTGACAAGTGGATGGGAGGATGGGATCAAGCAATAAAAATAAGAGCAGGCACTGGCTGCCTTACTTACTGGAATTaagctgtctctctgtttgaACTGACTCTGTCCAGGAAGTCATTTGCCATTTTAATTATGGATGTCTTGGCAAAACTGACCGTTTTATGAGGTCTGGATTTGCACCGCTGCTTTCCACTGTTTAAGTTAAATTAACTATTTTCAGCTCGATCCCACACGACAGATGAAGTCAGACTTTTGTCCCCTCTGTCTCATTATACAGTGACTGTATATCATCATGAGGTTAGATGGGCAAAGGCCTTGAGCATATGGGTCATGTTGCAAGTGATGCATTTCATAACCATTGGAACCCTattttctgccccccccccccccacatacacagaTGATCAGCTGCAgctcccccccacccctcccagcaGCCATGGCAGTGACAGTGATGGATCCCAGAGCCCACACTCCATGCCCCCTTCCAGCCCAGCCCGCCTACAGGCCCGCTCCTCCGCTGCCAtatcctcctcacccctccttacCGCCCCACACGTAAGTACTGAGCCCGTCCCACTCGCCACACCCCCCAGCAGTGTACCGTTTGCCTTTTGGTAATGGTGCCAATCAGAGCGAAAGTACATTTTTTTTGTACATCAAGCTGTTTGTAAGTAACAGGAACTATGTTTATGTTAATCCtgagtctgtgagtgtgtgtgagtgagagtgaatGTCAGTGAGTGCATGTGAGTCAGTCTATGTGCGTGCACATGCAGTATTACAGTATCTAAGCCCATGGCTGATCTATGGTTTGCCTTTCCTGATGACTTTGGGCTGTGCTGTGGATGGTTCCCTATCAGTGAAGGAGGTTCCCCCGGCCTAGCTCCAAGCCCTTCCCGTCAGTAGAGTCAGAGCCACCCACGATGAGCTGGGCTGCAGACAAACCCAGCTGCTGGACATATTAGGAGTTCATTTCCACATCCTCACACTAACCCTGACCGCCACCCTAGTCTAGTCTCTTCATTAGGAGCTGCCCTGGTGTACAGATATAATACACACAGCACCTCAGATTCTCCAATTCATAACCAATTCATAAAAAGAGTCCTTATTTCTCCACAGAAGCTACAGGGCACTTCAGGACCCCTGAtgctgacagaggaggagaaaCGCACCCTGATCGCTGAAGGTTACCCCGTACCCAACAAGCTGCCCCTCACCAAGACCGAGGAGAAGGCACTGAAGAGGGTTCGcaggaaaataaaaaataaggtaCCCACTCTTACATCCTGGAAAGTAAAATGTAGATTCAGTCAAAAAAATCTGTACGATTTGCTTACAGAAAATGTGTAAACCTATTTGTACTTTTAAAAACTTTTTTACCTGTAATCTCAAAGTAGTGTTTCAGCAATATTAATATTTTAATATCCTCCCTTTTATCATATGAGCTGTTATTGATTTGGggatccctctctcccttctctgtctAGATATCTGCCCAGGAGAGTCGCAGGAAGAAGAAGGAGTACGTGGAGTGCCTGGAGAAAAAGTAAAAGCAGGACACTCTCCCCTTTCTTGTCTGCCAACTtttttcctcctctctcatcgTCATTCCTGTTCTCCACTTTTTTCATTCCTCCACTCCTTCATTGTTTGATTGTTCCTTAGCTAATGCCAATGGCGTTTGTCCATTAAAGCATGCGGTCACACAAGGCCATCTGAGTCACACACAATCACTTAATCCACTCCAGCAAAGGCCTCTGTAGACCACTGTTCCTTACCAGGAAAATCCCTCACTTTCCATCCATGGTCATTGTTGTTTTTTTAGTTCATATTTAAGACCTAAATACATTACAGAGGTACAGAGGTTGCTATAGCATTACCATTATGCCTCCTATGACCGCAGACTGTGTTGTGTTAGCATCCAATATTCAAGCACTGCATTTCAATAGCCCATGTTGTCTGTGATTATCAAGAATGTATATTCCAAATTGTCAGATAGCCAGTCAAACAGCCTAATTCTCCAGCACAGCAAGCATTTGTGTCACTCTTCTATTTTGTTCTATGTGCAGATCGAATGTATGGATGTGACTTTGTGTCTTACAGGGTGGAGAACTACACGTCTGAGAACAGTGACCTGTGGAAGAAGGTGGAAACACTGGAGAGTGCAAACAGGTGAGCCATGACTTTGAGTGACAGACtttatgtgtctgagtgtgtgcgtgtgggagCATGCTCTGAGTGATGCTAGACACATCCCTGAACCACCAGTTTCAAGCAAGCCTTGGATAACATTTTTCTATTCATGATAGCTGTCTGTGATTTGACTGCTTCTCAGCAGTGACTACGACAGCCTTCATTAGGTGGGGACATTTTCCCAGTGTTGACCATTGTGCAAGTGCAAGTGATTGGGCTCAATAAAAggcatcacagactacacagACTCTAAAGGCATCACAGACTGTGCCAGCCTCTAATTTACAATAGGCATTTAAAGTTGCTTGGATCAAAGTAACAGCGTGACAGTATACCTCTCCCTAATTACAGTACAGAGTGAACCATCTCAAAAAGTGCTCACTCAAATCTGCCTCATAATAATTTGAGGCCCGAGAAGGAAACCACAGGCTGACTCAGCTCCTAGCAGGCAGTCCAAATGGAacacacaggagccagctagcaacAACGTGTGGGGCGCGTGTTCCAACAGCATATGCCTTGCCTTGGCTGGTAAAGAGGGGACAAAATGAGCTTATCTGTCAATGCGAGATGGCAGCCCAACAAGCAATCTGTTGTCCTAATGTACTCAAGTAAAAataatgtgtttaatagtgatgtATGCATCTCGCATACAGTTAGCTGGATGCTAAGTGCTTGCTGTACTTTAAATTATAACGTCTGGAAAGGTTTGGTTCATGAGGAGGGCCAAGGTTGCTCTTGAGAAGTTGAAGGAGTCACAGAGTCACTCATGCACATGTTTCCCAGTCAAGATCGACTCGTGTTTTTTCCTTTTCTTTTACACAGTCTATTTTAGTCCCTTGGGAGCAATATGGTTTATAGATCACAACTGTGCAAGCACTGACCAACCATGATTCAATTCAAACGTGATGATGCAATGGACATTCCTCATATGGGACGTTAATGTTCCGTTTCCAGAGTTTCCATGAGAATTTTCCTGTTAAGATTTGACCCAAAAATTATAATCACCTTCATATCCAAATGGACCATTACATGAAGCTCTTCTTCTATCAGAATTTACTGTATTTTCAGTCTCTGGTATTAACAGCATGCAAATTGTTATTGTGCATCTGGGGTATCCCAAAGGACCAATATAAAGTCAGTATAGCTGTTTGCATGTATTTGAACTTTATACTAGTGTTATAGTCACATATTGTGGTTATGGCAAATAGTTTCATGGTGTTTGGGTTATGTGAAGGCTAACACTGGAAAGGTCTTTTCTACCATTAGTGGAAGACATGCTCCCTCTCGTGGTGAAAATATGAAAGCTCACCTGGTTTCATTTCTTATTGCAGCCTGACCCAATACTCACGTTTGTCTAACATACAGTAATTCAtgtctaaagagagagagagagagagagagagagagagtccgagTGGGCGTCTGCATTGCTTGTGGTTTTGAATTGCTTTCTATTTGGGCAAAGCTTGTATTTTGTGGTGAGGGGGAGGGACAGGAAGAGCATGGTTCACACACTAGAAATACAGACGTCTTATATAATTTCCAGCTCTAATTCCTCAATGTGTTATCCTCACATTATCCTTTTTCTCGGAGATGAACTTCAATGTCCTGGATGCTCAGGAGAGCCAGACAATTATGATTGTTTTTGTAATTGTTTATTTTATGTTCAATCTTAGTTGACTTTGTACTCACTCTAAAGTCACGGAAATAGCCAGATGGAGAGGGATTATTTTGGGGATTTACAATACATTTCTGTGAAAATTCACTGTCAgtcatctgtgtgtgtttgtgtgtgtaacggTGCTTGCTTTGTGTTATCCGACAGCTGGAGTTAAACTGGATCATTGTAATGACTGACAGTCATTAGATTCTGCTCTTCTGGAGAACGTTTTAAGTTCACATGAGGATCATTATTGTAGATTCTGTAAGTGAATACAGTTGTATTATTAGTCAATCTGAAACATGTATtatctgcctcctctctccagaaCTCTACTCCAGCAGCTCCAGAAACTCCAGGCCCTGGTCACAGGAAAAGTGCCCCAATCCTACAAAATGGCCTCAACACAAACAGGAACATGCCTTATGGTACTTTGCATACTATTTATTCTCATACACACATGCACCA is drawn from Salvelinus fontinalis isolate EN_2023a chromosome 4, ASM2944872v1, whole genome shotgun sequence and contains these coding sequences:
- the LOC129854094 gene encoding cyclic AMP-responsive element-binding protein 3-like protein 1, encoding MDTILDNFAPDKLFPSANLLDLEDLNEGDFLNNVHFSEQMEDFSNELFSSFFDDHLLADRNPLLDMEMDPPNPDIQQEHSYSLSGDSAPQSPSMSIKMDEEAEFEGMWSFSQDLTAILVKQEPDQQAEPSSTDLSMGNSCFQPLNLAPPPHRSSSGDTGSKELNLNPTPAIKDEPREVNQFLNIPSDDQLQLPPTPPSSHGSDSDGSQSPHSMPPSSPARLQARSSAAISSSPLLTAPHKLQGTSGPLMLTEEEKRTLIAEGYPVPNKLPLTKTEEKALKRVRRKIKNKISAQESRRKKKEYVECLEKKVENYTSENSDLWKKVETLESANRTLLQQLQKLQALVTGKVPQSYKMASTQTGTCLMVVALCFFLVLGSLVPCLPELSSLSHTVKSSSPLPSADVYTASQVRSRSLLFYDESSSLEDGHGGFLKMQGDGSEGAPLDYTEDRSARDSHAGEHENTKYLSKAHSDPVDYNRTGAQFLQEEPQYHKIEPNPEGEEYF